Within the Rosa rugosa chromosome 2, drRosRugo1.1, whole genome shotgun sequence genome, the region ACATCTCGTAGATCACTTAACCCTTCCCCCTCCGCCGTAGCCAGCAGATTCCTGCCACTCAGGAGTTCcattcttctcttttttctcattctGAGTTCATTCTCCTATCCTGTACCACTTGGTTTGTCCACTTCCATTACCATACCGTCTCCTGTTAGTGGCATAAGAGCACCTGCATCCCTTTCTTCCCTACTCCTAGTAAGGCCGGAAACCTGAAGATCAGGTGCCGTCATAATCCAGCCTATTTTCCTCCTCGTGTTCAATTCCAATCTATAGCCACCATCGCCGTTCCCTAGGCCCTTTGATTCCAACCTCCACTGCTCAAGCAACTAAGCCTCCTTTCTCTCTGCATTCATAAGAGCGTCATAAGCAGGTTCAGTCAATTCTCCCTTCTCCCTGTGTGAACTCTTCGCCCCCGTGTGTGACAGTAGACAACAGAAGAAGCAAAACTGTGGAAGACACTCATACTCCAATTCAAATCTCCGGCTTTCTGGCTAACCTGCCGGCCTAAAGTTGACCCATTTTTTCAGAGGTGCTTGCACATCGATCACAACCCTGATTCTTAGAAATTCTCCCAAGCAACTCACCCCATTACCTCTCCTTGCTCTTACGAACTGACCAATTGCCTCCCCAATACATTGTCTCGTTACCTCAACTCTACGATCCTCCAAATACACCGGAGGCAAACCCCGTACAAGAATCCAGAAAAATTGGGTTCTAAGAGACACCTTATCTGGATCCTCACGACCATCTGTTATCGCAACCGCTACCAAGGCTTTCTCAAAGGACCATGGGCAGCCTTTCACAGCCCACTTTAGatttgtttcattttgaaacGAGAACACCACTCGATTACTCCTGCCTAACTGTGTTGCCGTAATTCGAGATCAATCCGGCGGATCAAACTTTGGGATCCACAAGCTTTTCATCATACTTATAAAAAACTCCACCATATACGGCTTCGCCATTAGCAGTTCACAAACCAAGAACCACCTCTGTGGCCCCTCATCCACCACCATCGGAGGAATAACTACCTCCACCTCTATATCCGACAACGCAAGCTTCCTAGCAAAACTTCCAACAACCTCCTCCATTGAACACAAGGCATGAAACAGCAGAGACCAATCCTTGACAATTCCACACAAACACCAGGACATAAGTCAACTTACAAGAACTCTGTCACTATGGACGCCTCTTTATCAGGGAAGACAaagagaaaaccctaaccctaaagagagagaagagacaaCATCCAAGGAGTTCTTCAAAGGTGCAAGGCTTGGTGCCATTTCATCGTAATTTGTTGGTGAAGAGAATGTGATTTTGAAGATTTTGTGCTTGGATCTAGAATTTGAGAATAGACTGCCTACGTACCCATTTAAGGGATCAAGCCATACGCAGTTCCCATgaaggacttttttttttttaagcaccTTTTGAGAGACCAGTAATTTCGGAGGCAAATTTGGATTTCAATTTGCTGACGATGTCTCCACCTCAATTTCCTTGTTATTGACCATCCTTTGGATTATGTCCTTCAGAACAAAACAATCCCTTGTTGGATGAGTTACTATTCATTCGTACTGGCAAAATTTGGCGTCATCTGTTTTGTTGACTTCACTTCGTcgtttttttttaggagaaacGTGAACACTTTCATTACTTCGGCCAACAAAGTTACAAAGGAACCCGCCACGTGTGTAGCCCCGTTAAAATGAGAACCTAAACATAACTCTGTACTGACAAACACAGCACGCTCTAACggtagggagagagagaagagcaGTACTCAAAAGAATGCCTCATATGGACCCTAAACCTCCCCTACCGAGCTCCGTTTCATTATTAACAAtacaatgaaaagaaaataaaaagaaattaaagaaaactAACTATCGAGCTCCCTAGCCCAATAGCCAACCAAAAGCCCATGACCCAGTACAAACCCTAGCCACCATGGACCCGAGCCGCCAGCAGCAATAGATCTGAAGCCAGCGACACCTCCACCGCCAGAAACCTTGCCGTCTGCAGCGTCAGTCTTGCCATCTCTGCTGCCAACCACAAACTCGCCACCCGGATCACTTTGTCGTTTTGGTTCAGGAAGCTCAATAGCTTGCGCGTTGATGAGCTCACTGAAAATTCGTTTGACATCGGCATCATCGAAAGGGTACTTgacttcttctctttctttgagAGTGAGCTTTCTAGACCCTTCTTTTCCTTTACTTCTGTTTGACTTGGTGTCAGTTTTGACAAAGGTTGCTAGCAACTCATCTGTGTTGTCAACTCTATGGTCTTTAAAGGATGCCCTCTGTGTCATAAACTTTTTACGAGTGACTTGTCTTTTGACATTGCTAACTTTTGAGACTAGTGCTTCAAATGTTTGAGGTTCTGCGGTGCTAACAACAGTTGCTATCTCACATAAGAGATTGTTTAAGCACATTTGTACTGCCGAAAACTCCGTCAGTTTGAGCACATTTATACTTATCTACACCAAACACAAGCCAAATCAGTTAATACTCCTTATTGTACTTTGTGCTACAATAGTGTTAACTCTCTAAAGTACTTCATACGAACCTTGAGATCCTTCTGATGAGCAGTTGTGAATTTTCAAGCTTGATTTGTTCactttgttattattttttatccTCATTATTATTAATCTTCTATTTGAGATTTAGTCATACTTTAAGCATCATATACAGGCATGTATATCATTCTTTAATTGTCCCATGAACTTGGACTAAGAATATTTCCGCTGAATTAAGATTGCTTAAACATGCAGAACCTGCCGTTCACAATAGTGTAGCCTCCATCTACTACCAAATTATGCCCACTAACATACTTGGACTCATCACTCCCTAAGTAAAGAACAGCCTCCGCCACATCTTCCGCCTTCAGCACCGGCCCTTTGAGGTTGGAGTAAACACCACCGACTCCCTCATTGTCATGCTTAAAGAAGTCCTTGGTCAACGGTGTCTCCACCAAATATGGCGATACACAATTCACACGTATTCCGTATTGTCCGAGCTCTACCGCTGTGTTCTTCGTGAGCCCCTCAACTCCATGCTTCGAACTCGTGTAGGCATGCGATGCACCGCCCCCTATAATCGAGCAAACGCTAGCCATGTTGATAATAGCCCCCTTTCGAGCTCCCATCATCACTCGAGCCGCGTGCTTGATCCCTAGGAAGACACCTACCACGTTCACTCTGAGGACCTTCTCAAAATCATCCTTGTTGTTGTCGAGGATGTTTAGCTTGGCCACGTCGCTGATGCCGGCATTGTTGAACATAATGTCTAGTTTTCCATACTTGGCGGTGGCCGTGTTCACTACATTTTCGACGTCTTTTTCGTTCATCACATTGCAATGGATGAAGGTGGTGGAGGAAGGGTTCAGGTCTCTGCAAATGGATTGGCCCAAGTCGTCTTGCACGTCAGCGATCATAACTTTAGCGCCGTGTCTAGAGAAGAGTCTAGCGGTGGATTCTCCGATGCCACTGGCTCCGCCAGTGATCACTGCTACCTTACCTTCAAGCCTATGTATCAATCCACAAACAGTTAAATTTAATCTGAATCACACCATTATAGTCTGTACTAGCTAGATTTTAGAAGTATATATGGATAGTGTATACCTTCTTGCAGCAGCCGAGAGTAATGGAAAACTCACCATGGTTTAGTACTCAGTTTTTTGGAAGCACACTCTACTATAACAATTAGATCAAGTGTACACATGACCCTCACTGATTTATATAACAATTGTTTCAAATTAAGGACACGTGGGGACATGCCTTCTGCTAGGTTGTCAAATATGGTAATGTATTTCTATATATTCAAGCACACTTAATGATTTACAGTTCTACTCTTATAGAGATGATACCATAACTATCCTACCAATATTACAGTTGAGAAGTGTACATATAAATCTTTGTAAAAGCATTAATGTAGCATGATATCGTTGGTTGGGATGTCAAATAATTTGAAACGTCATTAAAGTGACAAATGCTTAttttaagagaaaagaaatgtgATTTGAgccccttttaaaaaaaaagtgatttgAGTGATGTACGTTGTTATTGAGATTTCAATTGATTTGAAATGTCATTGAGTTGACaatttgctttctttttttAGAAAAGAATTGTATTAAGTAGGTTTTTTTGTTGAGTTAACAAATGATTTGAGAGGTTACTAATGTGTGAGATCCTGAATTTTGAAGTTGGTCAAATTTTAGTTTTGAGCTTGGAAATAGAAAGTAGAGGTCGCCATGAGTTCACAACATTTTTCGGTGAATTTTTTGGATTCCCGAGCTATTTTTAAGGAATTTTGGAAGTTTGGATGAAAGTGAATTATTTGGTGACATGGCGCCTTCTCATTGGTCAAGGAGTTTACTTAGTGACCAAGACTAGGAGAAATTTTTCTATGCTCCCGTCATTCCACCTGGCAAATGTGACGGGCAATTCTAATTGGACCACGTCATTGCTGCTTTTTCTCTGTTAAACCACCCATAAACTCTATTATCTCTACACCTCTATCATctctttcatgaagaacaaaaaaatgatGAACATGCACCACAGAGTCTAAACTTTAAATCCAGGGCACTATCCATGAATATATGATATCTAAATGGATCAATACAAGAACTTTGTCATTTTAGATCGAGTGAAGAAAATTATATTCCTACATGTCTATTGTTATATCGGGAAGAACTGATATTCATACAAGAAGGAATAGAATTGATGTAAACATCCAAAAGAAGGTAGGAAAAGTTTTCCTAGAGGACTGGGTTTTGATCATTTAGACAATTCCAATGGAATAATCAAACCCCAAATCTAAGAAAACAACAACCAAGCACCAAAATCAACTTgactatagaagaagaaaatcaagaTTGAATGACCTCACTGGTCAAATTATATCACTTGGATGTTTAAATCTTCCAATTTACCAAGTCGTCTTCACTTTGTTGTTCAAGTATTGGCAGTTGGGATGTAAAGTTCTTAGCATAATTGCAAATGGTTAGGGAGGGATGAACTTCCAGATCCATATCCAGGTTTACTGTGgtgttcatttttttatttttatttttttattctttcatAGAAGAGATACCAGACAATTTCTACTATAGTTATTTGGACCGCAAAAAGCGACGTCTCTGTGCGCCGCCGTCAAGCTCCTTCCGTGAAGCACCCATCCATCATGCTATAGGGTAGCATACTAGTTTGGAACTGTCGAGGTTTGGTTAACCTTGACACACAACGTGCTTTGATCGATCTCGTCCGAGCGCGTAAACCCAGTTTGATCTTCCTATCAGAAACCCTATCCACGAAACCCTTGATTGACTCCATCACCAAGAAATTGGGATTCAAGGACAACATATGTTTCCCACAGCAGAGAGAATCACAAGGTGTCGCTCTACTCTGGAATCACGACACATGCAGATATTAGAACGTCATCTGCACACCACATTGATGCCATTATTGGTACATCTGATAGCATGGAAAAATGGAGATTTACGGGCATATATGGCTGGGCTGCCCGGGCTGATAGAAGCAAAACATGGGATCTTATCTGCTCCCTAGCAGCAGAACCATGCTATCTCCCTTGGCTAATGGCTGGGGATTTCAACGAGATTATGTCTCAAGCAGATAAGTCAGGGGGAGTTCCAAGAGCGTCTGCTCCAATGAGTGAGTTTCGTAGTACTATGGTAGCATGTGGATTGATTGACATGGGGTTTATAGGCAGCAGATTTACATGGAGCAACAAATTCACCAAAGAGAGGCTGGAAAGAAGTTTCCAGACCACGTAATGGAGAAGTAAGTTTTCCTACAGTAGAGTTATCACGCTCAAACCCAGTGACTCCGATCATTGCCCTATTTTGATCGAAATTAGTGCAGAGAAGTTGCAGCATCGGAAAGTTCCaaaaatgttttgttttgaagAGATGTGGCATGGTAATTCAGAATGCAAGGAGATTATCCAAAAAGGCTGGGCGCAACCTACTACAGGGAATGTGTTACGGCAATTGAGTTTCAAGATTAAGGCCACAGGGCAAAAATTGTTACAATGACACCAAATTGATTTTGACAAACAAAAAACTGAAATGTGTGTGGTCCAAGAAAAGTTGAACAATCTCATGAAGCTCCCTTTTTCCTCGGAGCAGTATGAAGAACAAAGGGGGTTACATGTCAGGTACAGCCAACTTCTTTCTCAACAAGAGAAATATTATTGGAGGCAGAGATCAAGAGCAACTTGGCTCAAGGAGGGAGACCGTAATTCAGCCTATTTTCATAGAAAAGCTAGCAATTGGAGGAGCAGAAATACTATCAGAGGTTTGAATGATGAGCAAGGGCAGTGGCAAACTAAACCGGCAGAGATTCATAGACTATTGATGTTGTATTTTCAGGATGTTTTCACTTCTGAGGGCTGTAACAGTGAGGCCATCAGAACTGTTATTGATGCAACACCCACAAAAGTAACTGAGGAGATAAATGCCAATCTGCTCAAACCCTATAGTGATGATGAGGAAATTAAAGCGGCTCTTTTTCAGATGCATCCGTCGAAAAGCCCTGGTCCAGATGGTATGTCACTATTCTTTTTCCAAAAATATTGGTCTATTTTTAGTATGGATGTCTGTTTGGTAGTGAAGAACTTTTTGGAAAAAGGGGAACTTTCTAAGGAGGTCAACTTCACCCATATATGCTTGATACCAAAAATCAAGTCTCCAAAGATAGCTGCTCACTTTCGACCTATAGCCCTCTGCAATGTCATTTGCAGAATAACTTCAAAAGTAGTAGCTAACATACTAAAGCAGTATCTGCCTGAAATAATCTCGCCATTTGCAGAGTGCATATGTACCAGGGCGGCTAATTTCAGATAACACTCTGGTGGCTACAGAAATGGCTCACTTCATGCATAAACTTAATTAGAAGTCAAGAAATAGGTTTCTTTTCCCTTAAGTTGGACATAAGCAAGGCCTATGACCGTCTGGAGTGGCAATTTATCCAAGCAATGCTCATCAAATTGGGTTTTCATTCTAATTGGGTAAGCGCGAttatgaattgcataaactcagTCACTTATTCTCTTCTTATACAGGGAGAACCTACAGAAAAGATTGTACCTACAAGGGGGATTAGGCAAGGTGACCCGTTATCACCTTACCTTTTCATCTTATGTACTGAAGGGTTGTCTGCATTGATCACCAAGCAGTTCAAAACAACAATATTGTAGGCCTCAAAATGTGCCCTCAAGCTCCAACTCTACATCACTTattttttgcagatgatagtttCTTGTTTGGAACAACTACTGAAACGGAATGTGTAAGGTATAAGCAGCTCCTTGATTTCTATGAGAAAGTGTCTGGGCAGAAAGTTAATTAGTAGAAAAGCAGTGTTGTCTTTAGCCGGAATGTGGAGATGGCACATCAAAACAGGTTGGCTGTAAAACGAGAAGATGAGCATGACAGGTACCTAGGTTTGCCACTGCGTGTTGGAAGATCAAAAACAGCAATTTTTGAGTACATCAAAGAAAAGCTAACTAAGAAATTGATTAGCTGGAAGGCAAAAATTCTCAGTTGTGCAGGAAAGGAGATTTTAATCAAAGTAGTGGCATAAACTATGCCATTGTATGCCATGAATTGCTATTTGTTACCGAAAAGTCTCTGTGATGATATTCATAAACTATGTGCTTCATTTTTTTGGGGAGATACAGATGATAAAAGGAAGATACACTGGAGGAGCTGAGAAAGAATGTGTTTGACTAAACAGGAAGGAGGTATGGGCTTCAAGAATCTCTACGCCTACAACCTAGCCATGCTTGCAAAGCAAGGTTGGAGATTAATCGCTCAAATCCTCAATCACTCATTGCTAAAGTCTATAAGGCTCGGTACTTTCCATATAACTCTTTCTGGGATGCGGAGTTGGGAGATTCTCCTTCGATCTTTCTCTTGGAGAAGTATTCTCACTGGAAGACCTGTTTTGAGAGAAGGTGTAAAATGGAAGATAGGCAATGGAGCTCAGGTAAATATATGGAGTGATCGTTGGATCCCAATTGTCCCTCAATATCAATTACAGAAACTGGCCAATACTACTTTGAACATGGTAGAAGAGCTAATTGATGGTGACACTCGAGAATGGAATCAAACTTTGGTAATGTCTCTCTTTCCTCCATATATTGCTGAAAAAGTTTTATGCATTCCTAT harbors:
- the LOC133734389 gene encoding borneol dehydrogenase, mitochondrial-like, which codes for MVSFPLLSAAARRLEGKVAVITGGASGIGESTARLFSRHGAKVMIADVQDDLGQSICRDLNPSSTTFIHCNVMNEKDVENVVNTATAKYGKLDIMFNNAGISDVAKLNILDNNKDDFEKVLRVNVVGVFLGIKHAARVMMGARKGAIINMASVCSIIGGGASHAYTSSKHGVEGLTKNTAVELGQYGIRVNCVSPYLVETPLTKDFFKHDNEGVGGVYSNLKGPVLKAEDVAEAVLYLGSDESKYVSGHNLVVDGGYTIVNGRFCMFKQS